In a single window of the Toxotes jaculatrix isolate fToxJac2 unplaced genomic scaffold, fToxJac2.pri scaffold_62_ctg1, whole genome shotgun sequence genome:
- the LOC121178284 gene encoding membrane cofactor protein-like isoform X6, which produces MGFTSLLLLSSLGLAITAQAQNCSKPVPGPNMNLKGNDILLETFPNGTSVSFVCGVGYITAGGSPVITCTSGNWSPVRLKCKRRNCGSFGDILNGNIEYEGTDFGDKLTIQCNTGYRLVGSNQIFCGDSGWMGRMPTCEVTACLPPPMIANGGYSPKKEEYYEYGEVVQYACQQDYTLKGSKSSTCSEEGKFSPDPPTCIEVICSDPDIINADWTGGSRPPYRHTSTVTYTCRSGYTMVGRGTLVCDINSKWSPGLPTCEKIQATTKATTTTTTTTTTTTTTTTTTTTPPKKPTAAPNPSDTPDSGNNLPQTLGIVLGVLVIVALCLGVYCFGVPGCIKKKRGPQRSYPGNEAAKDAEGVPLS; this is translated from the exons ATGGGTTTCACTTCCTTACTTCTGTTGAGCAGTCTTGGCCTTGCCATCACTGCTCAAG ctCAAAACTGTTCCAAACCTGTGCCAGGACCAAATATGAACCTGAAGGGCAATGACATTCTTTTAGAAACGTTCCCAAATGGGACTTcagtttcttttgtctgtgGTGTTGGCTATATCACTGCTGGAGGGTCTCCAGTCATTACTTGTACTTCTGGCAACTGGAGTCCCGTTAGGCTGAAATGCAAGA ggaGGAACTGTGGCTCTTTTGGAGATATTCTAAATGGAAACATTGAGTACGAAGGCACGGACTTTGGAGATAAACTCACGATCCAATGCAACACTGG TTACCGTTTGGTTGGTAGTAATCAAATCTTTTGTGGAGACAGCGGGTGGATGGGCAGGATGCCTACCTGTGAAG tgacAGCTTGTCTACCACCACCTATGATTGCAAATGGCGGTTACAgtccaaaaaaagaagaatactATGAATATGGAGAAGTTGTACAGTACGCTTGTCAACAGGATTATACACTGAAGGGAtcaaaatcatcaacatgttCAGAAGAAGGAAAATTCTCACCTGATCCTCCAACATGCATTg AGGTTATATGTTCAGATCCTGATATTATAAATGCTGACTGGACTGGGGGTTCGCGACCTCCTTATAGACACACGTCTACGGTAACATACACATGCAGGTCTGGATACACTATGGTTGGACGTGGAACCCTGGTATGTGACATCAATAGTAAATGGTCACCTGGACTTCCAACATGTGAAA AAATTCAAGCCACAACTAAAGCTACtacaaccaccaccactacc accaccaccaccaccaccaccactaccaccaccaccactcctccAAAGAAACCAACAG ctgctcctaACCCAAGTGACACACCTG ACAGTGGAAATAATTTGCCTCAGACGTTGGGTATTGTTCTTGGTG TCCTCGTTATTGTCGCCCTTTGTTTGGGAGTCTATTGCTTTGGAGTACCAGGATGCATCAAGAAAAAACGAGg CCCTCAGAGAAGCTATCCTGGCAATGAGGCTGCAAAAGATGCAGAGGGGGTACCACTCTCG TAA
- the LOC121178284 gene encoding membrane cofactor protein-like isoform X4: MGFTSLLLLSSLGLAITAQAQNCSKPVPGPNMNLKGNDILLETFPNGTSVSFVCGVGYITAGGSPVITCTSGNWSPVRLKCKRRNCGSFGDILNGNIEYEGTDFGDKLTIQCNTGYRLVGSNQIFCGDSGWMGRMPTCEVTACLPPPMIANGGYSPKKEEYYEYGEVVQYACQQDYTLKGSKSSTCSEEGKFSPDPPTCIEVICSDPDIINADWTGGSRPPYRHTSTVTYTCRSGYTMVGRGTLVCDINSKWSPGLPTCEKIQATTKATTTTTTTTTTTTTTTTTTTTTTPPKKPTAAPNPSDTPDSGNNLPQTLGIVLGVLVIVALCLGVYCFGVPGCIKKKRGPQRSYPGNEAAKDAEGVPLS, from the exons ATGGGTTTCACTTCCTTACTTCTGTTGAGCAGTCTTGGCCTTGCCATCACTGCTCAAG ctCAAAACTGTTCCAAACCTGTGCCAGGACCAAATATGAACCTGAAGGGCAATGACATTCTTTTAGAAACGTTCCCAAATGGGACTTcagtttcttttgtctgtgGTGTTGGCTATATCACTGCTGGAGGGTCTCCAGTCATTACTTGTACTTCTGGCAACTGGAGTCCCGTTAGGCTGAAATGCAAGA ggaGGAACTGTGGCTCTTTTGGAGATATTCTAAATGGAAACATTGAGTACGAAGGCACGGACTTTGGAGATAAACTCACGATCCAATGCAACACTGG TTACCGTTTGGTTGGTAGTAATCAAATCTTTTGTGGAGACAGCGGGTGGATGGGCAGGATGCCTACCTGTGAAG tgacAGCTTGTCTACCACCACCTATGATTGCAAATGGCGGTTACAgtccaaaaaaagaagaatactATGAATATGGAGAAGTTGTACAGTACGCTTGTCAACAGGATTATACACTGAAGGGAtcaaaatcatcaacatgttCAGAAGAAGGAAAATTCTCACCTGATCCTCCAACATGCATTg AGGTTATATGTTCAGATCCTGATATTATAAATGCTGACTGGACTGGGGGTTCGCGACCTCCTTATAGACACACGTCTACGGTAACATACACATGCAGGTCTGGATACACTATGGTTGGACGTGGAACCCTGGTATGTGACATCAATAGTAAATGGTCACCTGGACTTCCAACATGTGAAA AAATTCAAGCCACAACTAAAGCTACtacaaccaccaccactaccaccacc accaccaccaccaccaccaccactaccaccaccaccactcctccAAAGAAACCAACAG ctgctcctaACCCAAGTGACACACCTG ACAGTGGAAATAATTTGCCTCAGACGTTGGGTATTGTTCTTGGTG TCCTCGTTATTGTCGCCCTTTGTTTGGGAGTCTATTGCTTTGGAGTACCAGGATGCATCAAGAAAAAACGAGg CCCTCAGAGAAGCTATCCTGGCAATGAGGCTGCAAAAGATGCAGAGGGGGTACCACTCTCG TAA
- the LOC121178284 gene encoding membrane cofactor protein-like isoform X8, whose protein sequence is MGFTSLLLLSSLGLAITAQAQNCSKPVPGPNMNLKGNDILLETFPNGTSVSFVCGVGYITAGGSPVITCTSGNWSPVRLKCKRRNCGSFGDILNGNIEYEGTDFGDKLTIQCNTGYRLVGSNQIFCGDSGWMGRMPTCEVTACLPPPMIANGGYSPKKEEYYEYGEVVQYACQQDYTLKGSKSSTCSEEGKFSPDPPTCIEVICSDPDIINADWTGGSRPPYRHTSTVTYTCRSGYTMVGRGTLVCDINSKWSPGLPTCEKIQATTKATTTTTTTTTTTTTTPPKKPTAAPNPSDTPDSGNNLPQTLGIVLGVLVIVALCLGVYCFGVPGCIKKKRGPQRSYPGNEAAKDAEGVPLS, encoded by the exons ATGGGTTTCACTTCCTTACTTCTGTTGAGCAGTCTTGGCCTTGCCATCACTGCTCAAG ctCAAAACTGTTCCAAACCTGTGCCAGGACCAAATATGAACCTGAAGGGCAATGACATTCTTTTAGAAACGTTCCCAAATGGGACTTcagtttcttttgtctgtgGTGTTGGCTATATCACTGCTGGAGGGTCTCCAGTCATTACTTGTACTTCTGGCAACTGGAGTCCCGTTAGGCTGAAATGCAAGA ggaGGAACTGTGGCTCTTTTGGAGATATTCTAAATGGAAACATTGAGTACGAAGGCACGGACTTTGGAGATAAACTCACGATCCAATGCAACACTGG TTACCGTTTGGTTGGTAGTAATCAAATCTTTTGTGGAGACAGCGGGTGGATGGGCAGGATGCCTACCTGTGAAG tgacAGCTTGTCTACCACCACCTATGATTGCAAATGGCGGTTACAgtccaaaaaaagaagaatactATGAATATGGAGAAGTTGTACAGTACGCTTGTCAACAGGATTATACACTGAAGGGAtcaaaatcatcaacatgttCAGAAGAAGGAAAATTCTCACCTGATCCTCCAACATGCATTg AGGTTATATGTTCAGATCCTGATATTATAAATGCTGACTGGACTGGGGGTTCGCGACCTCCTTATAGACACACGTCTACGGTAACATACACATGCAGGTCTGGATACACTATGGTTGGACGTGGAACCCTGGTATGTGACATCAATAGTAAATGGTCACCTGGACTTCCAACATGTGAAA AAATTCAAGCCACAACTAAAGCTACtacaaccaccaccactaccaccacc accaccaccaccactcctccAAAGAAACCAACAG ctgctcctaACCCAAGTGACACACCTG ACAGTGGAAATAATTTGCCTCAGACGTTGGGTATTGTTCTTGGTG TCCTCGTTATTGTCGCCCTTTGTTTGGGAGTCTATTGCTTTGGAGTACCAGGATGCATCAAGAAAAAACGAGg CCCTCAGAGAAGCTATCCTGGCAATGAGGCTGCAAAAGATGCAGAGGGGGTACCACTCTCG TAA
- the LOC121178284 gene encoding membrane cofactor protein-like isoform X11, which yields MGFTSLLLLSSLGLAITAQAQNCSKPVPGPNMNLKGNDILLETFPNGTSVSFVCGVGYITAGGSPVITCTSGNWSPVRLKCKRRNCGSFGDILNGNIEYEGTDFGDKLTIQCNTGYRLVGSNQIFCGDSGWMGRMPTCEVTACLPPPMIANGGYSPKKEEYYEYGEVVQYACQQDYTLKGSKSSTCSEEGKFSPDPPTCIEVICSDPDIINADWTGGSRPPYRHTSTVTYTCRSGYTMVGRGTLVCDINSKWSPGLPTCEKIQATTKATTTTTTTTTTPTAAPNPSDTPDSGNNLPQTLGIVLGVLVIVALCLGVYCFGVPGCIKKKRGPQRSYPGNEAAKDAEGVPLS from the exons ATGGGTTTCACTTCCTTACTTCTGTTGAGCAGTCTTGGCCTTGCCATCACTGCTCAAG ctCAAAACTGTTCCAAACCTGTGCCAGGACCAAATATGAACCTGAAGGGCAATGACATTCTTTTAGAAACGTTCCCAAATGGGACTTcagtttcttttgtctgtgGTGTTGGCTATATCACTGCTGGAGGGTCTCCAGTCATTACTTGTACTTCTGGCAACTGGAGTCCCGTTAGGCTGAAATGCAAGA ggaGGAACTGTGGCTCTTTTGGAGATATTCTAAATGGAAACATTGAGTACGAAGGCACGGACTTTGGAGATAAACTCACGATCCAATGCAACACTGG TTACCGTTTGGTTGGTAGTAATCAAATCTTTTGTGGAGACAGCGGGTGGATGGGCAGGATGCCTACCTGTGAAG tgacAGCTTGTCTACCACCACCTATGATTGCAAATGGCGGTTACAgtccaaaaaaagaagaatactATGAATATGGAGAAGTTGTACAGTACGCTTGTCAACAGGATTATACACTGAAGGGAtcaaaatcatcaacatgttCAGAAGAAGGAAAATTCTCACCTGATCCTCCAACATGCATTg AGGTTATATGTTCAGATCCTGATATTATAAATGCTGACTGGACTGGGGGTTCGCGACCTCCTTATAGACACACGTCTACGGTAACATACACATGCAGGTCTGGATACACTATGGTTGGACGTGGAACCCTGGTATGTGACATCAATAGTAAATGGTCACCTGGACTTCCAACATGTGAAA AAATTCAAGCCACAACTAAAGCTACtacaaccaccaccactaccaccaccactccaACAG ctgctcctaACCCAAGTGACACACCTG ACAGTGGAAATAATTTGCCTCAGACGTTGGGTATTGTTCTTGGTG TCCTCGTTATTGTCGCCCTTTGTTTGGGAGTCTATTGCTTTGGAGTACCAGGATGCATCAAGAAAAAACGAGg CCCTCAGAGAAGCTATCCTGGCAATGAGGCTGCAAAAGATGCAGAGGGGGTACCACTCTCG TAA
- the LOC121178284 gene encoding membrane cofactor protein-like isoform X14, producing MGFTSLLLLSSLGLAITAQAQNCSKPVPGPNMNLKGNDILLETFPNGTSVSFVCGVGYITAGGSPVITCTSGNWSPVRLKCKRRNCGSFGDILNGNIEYEGTDFGDKLTIQCNTGYRLVGSNQIFCGDSGWMGRMPTCEVTACLPPPMIANGGYSPKKEEYYEYGEVVQYACQQDYTLKGSKSSTCSEEGKFSPDPPTCIEVICSDPDIINADWTGGSRPPYRHTSTVTYTCRSGYTMVGRGTLVCDINSKWSPGLPTCEKIQATTKATTTTTTTTTTPTDSGNNLPQTLGIVLGVLVIVALCLGVYCFGVPGCIKKKRGPQRSYPGNEAAKDAEGVPLS from the exons ATGGGTTTCACTTCCTTACTTCTGTTGAGCAGTCTTGGCCTTGCCATCACTGCTCAAG ctCAAAACTGTTCCAAACCTGTGCCAGGACCAAATATGAACCTGAAGGGCAATGACATTCTTTTAGAAACGTTCCCAAATGGGACTTcagtttcttttgtctgtgGTGTTGGCTATATCACTGCTGGAGGGTCTCCAGTCATTACTTGTACTTCTGGCAACTGGAGTCCCGTTAGGCTGAAATGCAAGA ggaGGAACTGTGGCTCTTTTGGAGATATTCTAAATGGAAACATTGAGTACGAAGGCACGGACTTTGGAGATAAACTCACGATCCAATGCAACACTGG TTACCGTTTGGTTGGTAGTAATCAAATCTTTTGTGGAGACAGCGGGTGGATGGGCAGGATGCCTACCTGTGAAG tgacAGCTTGTCTACCACCACCTATGATTGCAAATGGCGGTTACAgtccaaaaaaagaagaatactATGAATATGGAGAAGTTGTACAGTACGCTTGTCAACAGGATTATACACTGAAGGGAtcaaaatcatcaacatgttCAGAAGAAGGAAAATTCTCACCTGATCCTCCAACATGCATTg AGGTTATATGTTCAGATCCTGATATTATAAATGCTGACTGGACTGGGGGTTCGCGACCTCCTTATAGACACACGTCTACGGTAACATACACATGCAGGTCTGGATACACTATGGTTGGACGTGGAACCCTGGTATGTGACATCAATAGTAAATGGTCACCTGGACTTCCAACATGTGAAA AAATTCAAGCCACAACTAAAGCTACtacaaccaccaccactaccaccaccactccaACAG ACAGTGGAAATAATTTGCCTCAGACGTTGGGTATTGTTCTTGGTG TCCTCGTTATTGTCGCCCTTTGTTTGGGAGTCTATTGCTTTGGAGTACCAGGATGCATCAAGAAAAAACGAGg CCCTCAGAGAAGCTATCCTGGCAATGAGGCTGCAAAAGATGCAGAGGGGGTACCACTCTCG TAA
- the LOC121178284 gene encoding membrane cofactor protein-like isoform X3: protein MGFTSLLLLSSLGLAITAQAQNCSKPVPGPNMNLKGNDILLETFPNGTSVSFVCGVGYITAGGSPVITCTSGNWSPVRLKCKRRNCGSFGDILNGNIEYEGTDFGDKLTIQCNTGYRLVGSNQIFCGDSGWMGRMPTCEVTACLPPPMIANGGYSPKKEEYYEYGEVVQYACQQDYTLKGSKSSTCSEEGKFSPDPPTCIEVICSDPDIINADWTGGSRPPYRHTSTVTYTCRSGYTMVGRGTLVCDINSKWSPGLPTCEKIQATTKATTTTTTTTTTPTAATKATTTTTTTTTTTTTTPPKKPTDSGNNLPQTLGIVLGVLVIVALCLGVYCFGVPGCIKKKRGPQRSYPGNEAAKDAEGVPLS, encoded by the exons ATGGGTTTCACTTCCTTACTTCTGTTGAGCAGTCTTGGCCTTGCCATCACTGCTCAAG ctCAAAACTGTTCCAAACCTGTGCCAGGACCAAATATGAACCTGAAGGGCAATGACATTCTTTTAGAAACGTTCCCAAATGGGACTTcagtttcttttgtctgtgGTGTTGGCTATATCACTGCTGGAGGGTCTCCAGTCATTACTTGTACTTCTGGCAACTGGAGTCCCGTTAGGCTGAAATGCAAGA ggaGGAACTGTGGCTCTTTTGGAGATATTCTAAATGGAAACATTGAGTACGAAGGCACGGACTTTGGAGATAAACTCACGATCCAATGCAACACTGG TTACCGTTTGGTTGGTAGTAATCAAATCTTTTGTGGAGACAGCGGGTGGATGGGCAGGATGCCTACCTGTGAAG tgacAGCTTGTCTACCACCACCTATGATTGCAAATGGCGGTTACAgtccaaaaaaagaagaatactATGAATATGGAGAAGTTGTACAGTACGCTTGTCAACAGGATTATACACTGAAGGGAtcaaaatcatcaacatgttCAGAAGAAGGAAAATTCTCACCTGATCCTCCAACATGCATTg AGGTTATATGTTCAGATCCTGATATTATAAATGCTGACTGGACTGGGGGTTCGCGACCTCCTTATAGACACACGTCTACGGTAACATACACATGCAGGTCTGGATACACTATGGTTGGACGTGGAACCCTGGTATGTGACATCAATAGTAAATGGTCACCTGGACTTCCAACATGTGAAA AAATTCAAGCCACAACTAAAGCTACtacaaccaccaccactaccaccaccactccaACAG CTGCAACTAAAgctactaccaccaccaccaccaccaccactaccaccaccaccactcctccAAAGAAACCAACAG ACAGTGGAAATAATTTGCCTCAGACGTTGGGTATTGTTCTTGGTG TCCTCGTTATTGTCGCCCTTTGTTTGGGAGTCTATTGCTTTGGAGTACCAGGATGCATCAAGAAAAAACGAGg CCCTCAGAGAAGCTATCCTGGCAATGAGGCTGCAAAAGATGCAGAGGGGGTACCACTCTCG TAA
- the LOC121178284 gene encoding membrane cofactor protein-like isoform X9: protein MGFTSLLLLSSLGLAITAQAQNCSKPVPGPNMNLKGNDILLETFPNGTSVSFVCGVGYITAGGSPVITCTSGNWSPVRLKCKRRNCGSFGDILNGNIEYEGTDFGDKLTIQCNTGYRLVGSNQIFCGDSGWMGRMPTCEVTACLPPPMIANGGYSPKKEEYYEYGEVVQYACQQDYTLKGSKSSTCSEEGKFSPDPPTCIEVICSDPDIINADWTGGSRPPYRHTSTVTYTCRSGYTMVGRGTLVCDINSKWSPGLPTCEKIQATTKATTTTTTTTTTPTAATKATTTTTTTTTTTTTTPPKKPTAAPNPSDTPDSGNNLPQTLGIVLGGNPRYCRPLFGSLLLWSTRMHQEKTR from the exons ATGGGTTTCACTTCCTTACTTCTGTTGAGCAGTCTTGGCCTTGCCATCACTGCTCAAG ctCAAAACTGTTCCAAACCTGTGCCAGGACCAAATATGAACCTGAAGGGCAATGACATTCTTTTAGAAACGTTCCCAAATGGGACTTcagtttcttttgtctgtgGTGTTGGCTATATCACTGCTGGAGGGTCTCCAGTCATTACTTGTACTTCTGGCAACTGGAGTCCCGTTAGGCTGAAATGCAAGA ggaGGAACTGTGGCTCTTTTGGAGATATTCTAAATGGAAACATTGAGTACGAAGGCACGGACTTTGGAGATAAACTCACGATCCAATGCAACACTGG TTACCGTTTGGTTGGTAGTAATCAAATCTTTTGTGGAGACAGCGGGTGGATGGGCAGGATGCCTACCTGTGAAG tgacAGCTTGTCTACCACCACCTATGATTGCAAATGGCGGTTACAgtccaaaaaaagaagaatactATGAATATGGAGAAGTTGTACAGTACGCTTGTCAACAGGATTATACACTGAAGGGAtcaaaatcatcaacatgttCAGAAGAAGGAAAATTCTCACCTGATCCTCCAACATGCATTg AGGTTATATGTTCAGATCCTGATATTATAAATGCTGACTGGACTGGGGGTTCGCGACCTCCTTATAGACACACGTCTACGGTAACATACACATGCAGGTCTGGATACACTATGGTTGGACGTGGAACCCTGGTATGTGACATCAATAGTAAATGGTCACCTGGACTTCCAACATGTGAAA AAATTCAAGCCACAACTAAAGCTACtacaaccaccaccactaccaccaccactccaACAG CTGCAACTAAAgctactaccaccaccaccaccaccaccactaccaccaccaccactcctccAAAGAAACCAACAG ctgctcctaACCCAAGTGACACACCTG ACAGTGGAAATAATTTGCCTCAGACGTTGGGTATTGTTCTTGGTGGTAA TCCTCGTTATTGTCGCCCTTTGTTTGGGAGTCTATTGCTTTGGAGTACCAGGATGCATCAAGAAAAAACGAGg TAA
- the LOC121178284 gene encoding membrane cofactor protein-like isoform X13, whose protein sequence is MGFTSLLLLSSLGLAITAQAQNCSKPVPGPNMNLKGNDILLETFPNGTSVSFVCGVGYITAGGSPVITCTSGNWSPVRLKCKRRNCGSFGDILNGNIEYEGTDFGDKLTIQCNTGYRLVGSNQIFCGDSGWMGRMPTCEVTACLPPPMIANGGYSPKKEEYYEYGEVVQYACQQDYTLKGSKSSTCSEEGKFSPDPPTCIEVICSDPDIINADWTGGSRPPYRHTSTVTYTCRSGYTMVGRGTLVCDINSKWSPGLPTCEKIQATTKATTTTTTTTTTPTAATKATTTTTTTTTTTTTTPPKKPTDSGNNLPQTLGIVLGGNPRYCRPLFGSLLLWSTRMHQEKTR, encoded by the exons ATGGGTTTCACTTCCTTACTTCTGTTGAGCAGTCTTGGCCTTGCCATCACTGCTCAAG ctCAAAACTGTTCCAAACCTGTGCCAGGACCAAATATGAACCTGAAGGGCAATGACATTCTTTTAGAAACGTTCCCAAATGGGACTTcagtttcttttgtctgtgGTGTTGGCTATATCACTGCTGGAGGGTCTCCAGTCATTACTTGTACTTCTGGCAACTGGAGTCCCGTTAGGCTGAAATGCAAGA ggaGGAACTGTGGCTCTTTTGGAGATATTCTAAATGGAAACATTGAGTACGAAGGCACGGACTTTGGAGATAAACTCACGATCCAATGCAACACTGG TTACCGTTTGGTTGGTAGTAATCAAATCTTTTGTGGAGACAGCGGGTGGATGGGCAGGATGCCTACCTGTGAAG tgacAGCTTGTCTACCACCACCTATGATTGCAAATGGCGGTTACAgtccaaaaaaagaagaatactATGAATATGGAGAAGTTGTACAGTACGCTTGTCAACAGGATTATACACTGAAGGGAtcaaaatcatcaacatgttCAGAAGAAGGAAAATTCTCACCTGATCCTCCAACATGCATTg AGGTTATATGTTCAGATCCTGATATTATAAATGCTGACTGGACTGGGGGTTCGCGACCTCCTTATAGACACACGTCTACGGTAACATACACATGCAGGTCTGGATACACTATGGTTGGACGTGGAACCCTGGTATGTGACATCAATAGTAAATGGTCACCTGGACTTCCAACATGTGAAA AAATTCAAGCCACAACTAAAGCTACtacaaccaccaccactaccaccaccactccaACAG CTGCAACTAAAgctactaccaccaccaccaccaccaccactaccaccaccaccactcctccAAAGAAACCAACAG ACAGTGGAAATAATTTGCCTCAGACGTTGGGTATTGTTCTTGGTGGTAA TCCTCGTTATTGTCGCCCTTTGTTTGGGAGTCTATTGCTTTGGAGTACCAGGATGCATCAAGAAAAAACGAGg TAA
- the LOC121178284 gene encoding membrane cofactor protein-like isoform X21 has product MGFTSLLLLSSLGLAITAQAQNCSKPVPGPNMNLKGNDILLETFPNGTSVSFVCGVGYITAGGSPVITCTSGNWSPVRLKCKRRNCGSFGDILNGNIEYEGTDFGDKLTIQCNTGYRLVGSNQIFCGDSGWMGRMPTCEVTACLPPPMIANGGYSPKKEEYYEYGEVVQYACQQDYTLKGSKSSTCSEEGKFSPDPPTCIEVICSDPDIINADWTGGSRPPYRHTSTVTYTCRSGYTMVGRGTLVCDINSKWSPGLPTCEKIQATTKATTTTTTTTTTPTDSGNNLPQTLGIVLGGNPRYCRPLFGSLLLWSTRMHQEKTR; this is encoded by the exons ATGGGTTTCACTTCCTTACTTCTGTTGAGCAGTCTTGGCCTTGCCATCACTGCTCAAG ctCAAAACTGTTCCAAACCTGTGCCAGGACCAAATATGAACCTGAAGGGCAATGACATTCTTTTAGAAACGTTCCCAAATGGGACTTcagtttcttttgtctgtgGTGTTGGCTATATCACTGCTGGAGGGTCTCCAGTCATTACTTGTACTTCTGGCAACTGGAGTCCCGTTAGGCTGAAATGCAAGA ggaGGAACTGTGGCTCTTTTGGAGATATTCTAAATGGAAACATTGAGTACGAAGGCACGGACTTTGGAGATAAACTCACGATCCAATGCAACACTGG TTACCGTTTGGTTGGTAGTAATCAAATCTTTTGTGGAGACAGCGGGTGGATGGGCAGGATGCCTACCTGTGAAG tgacAGCTTGTCTACCACCACCTATGATTGCAAATGGCGGTTACAgtccaaaaaaagaagaatactATGAATATGGAGAAGTTGTACAGTACGCTTGTCAACAGGATTATACACTGAAGGGAtcaaaatcatcaacatgttCAGAAGAAGGAAAATTCTCACCTGATCCTCCAACATGCATTg AGGTTATATGTTCAGATCCTGATATTATAAATGCTGACTGGACTGGGGGTTCGCGACCTCCTTATAGACACACGTCTACGGTAACATACACATGCAGGTCTGGATACACTATGGTTGGACGTGGAACCCTGGTATGTGACATCAATAGTAAATGGTCACCTGGACTTCCAACATGTGAAA AAATTCAAGCCACAACTAAAGCTACtacaaccaccaccactaccaccaccactccaACAG ACAGTGGAAATAATTTGCCTCAGACGTTGGGTATTGTTCTTGGTGGTAA TCCTCGTTATTGTCGCCCTTTGTTTGGGAGTCTATTGCTTTGGAGTACCAGGATGCATCAAGAAAAAACGAGg TAA